One region of Pseudomonas glycinae genomic DNA includes:
- a CDS encoding MFS transporter yields MANHYRELVSTPGATGLILASSIARLPQAMIGIGIITMLVQQTGVYWLAGAVAGTFTLANALLGPRISKQVDRRGQSRVLPVVTAFSIVMLLALIVAVHLRAPAALFFVLAALAGTMPSMPSMIRARWTQLFRGKPQLHTAFSLDTVLTELAYIIGPPLAIGLSVSFFAEAGPLVAVGLLAVGVTAFLMQRQTEPKVVAGNRRNSGSTLLIPGVRTIVLALLAMGVIGGAIDVAVVAFANAQGWPSAATFILAAYAFGSLVAGLTFGALRVSLAIEKQFFIGILVTAVTGVLPVFSPDVYVLTAMLFIAGISFAPTMVVVMKLGTIIIPAARMTEGLTWMTTGISIGVALGGMLAGLVIDAYGARAGFGVAIAAGLMMMVVVLMGLRTLAAASAAPVEPAVSV; encoded by the coding sequence ATGGCTAATCACTATCGCGAACTGGTATCGACACCCGGCGCCACCGGGCTGATCCTCGCGAGCTCCATCGCCCGACTGCCCCAGGCAATGATCGGCATCGGCATCATCACCATGCTGGTGCAGCAGACCGGCGTTTACTGGCTGGCGGGCGCAGTCGCCGGTACGTTTACCCTGGCTAATGCGCTGCTCGGTCCGCGCATCTCGAAACAGGTTGATCGGCGTGGCCAGAGTCGTGTGCTGCCCGTCGTCACGGCCTTCAGTATCGTCATGCTGCTGGCGCTGATTGTTGCCGTGCACCTGAGGGCTCCGGCCGCGTTGTTTTTTGTGCTGGCGGCTCTGGCGGGGACGATGCCGAGCATGCCGTCCATGATCCGCGCACGCTGGACGCAGCTGTTTCGTGGCAAGCCGCAACTGCACACCGCGTTCTCGCTGGACACAGTCCTCACTGAACTGGCTTACATCATCGGCCCGCCACTGGCGATCGGTTTGAGTGTGAGTTTCTTCGCGGAAGCCGGGCCGCTGGTGGCGGTAGGGTTGCTCGCTGTCGGCGTGACGGCGTTTCTCATGCAGCGTCAGACCGAACCGAAAGTGGTGGCGGGCAACCGGAGAAACAGTGGTTCGACCCTGCTGATTCCCGGCGTTCGCACCATTGTCCTGGCGTTGCTGGCGATGGGGGTTATTGGCGGAGCGATCGATGTTGCCGTTGTGGCCTTCGCCAATGCGCAAGGCTGGCCATCGGCTGCCACCTTCATTCTTGCCGCCTATGCATTCGGCTCGCTGGTGGCGGGTCTGACCTTCGGCGCGCTGCGGGTTTCGCTGGCGATTGAAAAACAGTTCTTTATCGGGATCCTGGTCACGGCAGTCACCGGCGTATTGCCGGTTTTCTCACCGGACGTTTATGTCCTTACCGCGATGCTGTTTATCGCCGGCATCTCGTTCGCGCCGACCATGGTTGTGGTGATGAAGCTGGGGACGATCATTATCCCGGCGGCGAGGATGACCGAAGGGCTGACGTGGATGACCACCGGGATCAGCATCGGCGTGGCGCTCGGCGGCATGCTGGCGGGGCTGGTAATTGACGCTTACGGTGCACGGGCAGGGTTCGGCGTTGCGATAGCCGCAGGTCTGATGATGATGGTTGTGGTGTTGATGGGCCTGCGGACGTTGGCGGCGGCATCGGCTGCGCCTGTTGAGCCAGCCGTTTCGGTCTGA
- the cysS gene encoding cysteine--tRNA ligase produces MLTIYNTLTKSKEVFKPLDGNKVRMYVCGMTVYDYCHLGHGRSMVAFDLVTRWLRFSGYDLTYVRNITDIDDKIINRANENGESFEALTERMIAAMHEDEARLNIQKPDMEPRATDHIPGMHAMIQTLIDKGYAYAPGNGDVYYRVGKFMGYGKLSRKKIEDLRIGARIEVDEAKEDPLDFVLWKGVKPGEPSWESPWGAGRPGWHIECSVMSTCCLGETFDIHGGGSDLEFPHHENEIAQSEAATGKTYANAWMHCGMIRINGEKMSKSLNNFFTIRDVLDKYHPEVVRYLLVSSHYRSAINYSEDNLKDAKGALERFYHALKGLPNVAPAGGEAFVERFTTVMNDDFGTPEACAVLFEMVREINRLRESDLDAAAGLAARLKELASVLGVLQLEADDFLQAGAEGRVDAAEVEALIAARLAARAGKDWAESDRIRDQLTAMGVVLEDGKGGTTWRLAD; encoded by the coding sequence GTGCTTACGATCTACAACACGCTCACCAAGAGCAAAGAAGTCTTCAAGCCGCTGGATGGCAACAAGGTGCGCATGTACGTCTGCGGGATGACCGTATACGACTACTGCCACCTGGGCCATGGCCGCAGCATGGTCGCGTTCGACCTGGTGACCCGCTGGTTGCGGTTCAGCGGTTATGACCTGACCTACGTGCGCAACATCACCGACATCGACGACAAGATCATCAACCGGGCCAACGAGAACGGCGAGTCGTTCGAAGCGTTGACCGAGCGCATGATCGCGGCGATGCACGAAGACGAAGCGCGCCTGAACATCCAGAAGCCGGACATGGAGCCGCGCGCCACGGATCACATCCCTGGCATGCACGCGATGATCCAGACCCTGATCGACAAGGGTTACGCCTACGCCCCGGGCAATGGCGACGTGTACTACCGCGTCGGCAAGTTCATGGGCTACGGCAAGCTTTCGCGCAAGAAGATCGAAGACCTGCGCATCGGTGCGCGGATCGAGGTCGACGAAGCCAAGGAAGATCCGCTGGACTTCGTGCTGTGGAAAGGCGTCAAGCCGGGCGAGCCGAGCTGGGAATCGCCGTGGGGCGCGGGGCGTCCGGGCTGGCACATCGAGTGCTCGGTGATGTCCACCTGCTGCCTCGGTGAGACCTTCGACATTCATGGCGGCGGCAGCGATCTCGAGTTCCCGCACCATGAAAACGAAATCGCCCAGAGCGAAGCGGCCACCGGCAAGACCTACGCCAACGCGTGGATGCATTGCGGCATGATCCGTATCAATGGCGAGAAGATGTCCAAGTCCTTGAACAACTTCTTCACCATTCGCGACGTGCTCGACAAGTACCACCCGGAAGTCGTGCGTTACCTGCTGGTGTCGAGCCACTACCGCAGCGCGATCAACTACTCGGAAGACAACCTCAAGGACGCCAAGGGCGCACTGGAGCGTTTCTACCATGCGTTGAAAGGCCTGCCGAATGTGGCGCCGGCTGGCGGCGAAGCGTTCGTCGAGCGTTTCACCACGGTGATGAACGACGACTTCGGCACGCCGGAAGCCTGCGCGGTGCTGTTCGAGATGGTGCGTGAGATCAACCGTCTGCGCGAGAGCGATCTCGATGCCGCGGCCGGTCTGGCGGCGCGTCTGAAAGAACTGGCCAGCGTGCTCGGTGTGTTGCAGCTCGAAGCCGATGATTTCCTGCAGGCCGGCGCCGAAGGGCGTGTCGATGCTGCTGAAGTCGAGGCGCTGATCGCTGCGCGTCTGGCGGCACGTGCCGGCAAGGACTGGGCCGAATCCGACCGCATCCGCGACCAGCTCACCGCCATGGGCGTGGTGCTGGAAGACGGCAAGGGCGGCACGACCTGGCGTCTGGCTGACTGA
- a CDS encoding glutamine--tRNA ligase/YqeY domain fusion protein produces the protein MSKPTVDPTSNSKTGPVTPVNFLRPIIQADLDSGKHTQIVTRFPPEPNGYLHIGHAKSICVNFGLAQEFGGVTHLRFDDTNPAKEDQEYIDAIESDVKWLGFEWSGEVRYASQYFDQLHDWAVELIKAGKAYVDDLTPEQAREYRGSLTEPGKNSPFRDRSVEENLDWFARMRAGEFPDGARVLRAKIDMASPNMNLRDPIMYRIRHAHHHQTGDKWCIYPNYDFTHGQSDAIEGITHSICTLEFESHRPLYEWFLDALPVPAHPRQYEFSRLNLNYTITSKRKLKQLVDEKHVNGWDDPRMSTLSGFRRRGYTPASIRNFCEMIGTNRSDGVVDFGMLEFSIRQDLDANAPRAMCVLRPLKVVITNYPEDQVENLELPRHPQKEELGVRQLPFAREIYIDRDDFMEEPPKGYKRLEPNGEVRLRGSYVIRADEAIKDADGNIVELRCSYDPDTLGKNPEGRKVKGVIHWVPAAASIECEVRLYDRLFRSPNPEKAEDSASFLDNINPDSLQVLTGCRAEPSLGNAQPEDRFQFEREGYFVADIKDSKPGQPVFNRTVTLRDSWGQ, from the coding sequence ATGAGCAAGCCCACTGTCGACCCTACCTCGAATTCCAAGACCGGCCCCGTTACGCCGGTCAATTTCCTGCGCCCGATCATCCAGGCGGACCTGGACTCGGGTAAGCACACGCAGATCGTCACCCGTTTCCCGCCTGAGCCTAACGGCTACCTGCACATCGGCCACGCCAAGTCGATCTGTGTGAACTTCGGCCTGGCCCAGGAGTTCGGCGGCGTCACTCACCTGCGTTTCGACGACACCAACCCGGCCAAGGAAGACCAGGAATACATCGACGCGATCGAAAGCGACGTCAAATGGCTGGGCTTCGAATGGTCCGGCGAAGTGCGCTATGCCTCGCAATATTTCGACCAGTTGCACGACTGGGCCGTTGAACTGATCAAGGCCGGCAAGGCCTACGTCGACGACCTGACGCCCGAGCAAGCCAGGGAATACCGTGGCAGCCTGACCGAACCGGGCAAGAACAGCCCGTTCCGCGACCGGTCGGTGGAAGAGAACCTGGACTGGTTCGCCCGCATGCGCGCCGGTGAGTTCCCGGACGGTGCCCGCGTACTGCGTGCCAAGATCGACATGGCCTCGCCGAACATGAACCTGCGCGACCCGATCATGTACCGCATCCGCCACGCCCATCACCACCAGACCGGTGACAAGTGGTGCATCTACCCGAACTACGACTTCACCCACGGTCAGTCGGACGCCATCGAAGGCATCACCCACTCGATCTGCACCCTGGAGTTCGAAAGCCATCGTCCGCTGTACGAGTGGTTCCTCGACGCACTGCCGGTGCCGGCGCACCCGCGTCAGTACGAATTCAGCCGTCTGAACCTCAACTACACCATCACCAGCAAGCGCAAGCTCAAGCAACTGGTTGACGAGAAACACGTCAATGGCTGGGACGATCCGCGCATGTCCACGCTGTCGGGCTTCCGCCGCCGTGGCTACACCCCGGCATCGATCCGCAACTTCTGCGAGATGATCGGCACCAACCGTTCCGACGGCGTGGTCGACTTCGGCATGCTCGAGTTCAGCATCCGTCAGGACCTCGACGCGAACGCCCCGCGCGCCATGTGCGTGCTGCGTCCGTTGAAAGTCGTGATCACCAACTACCCGGAAGATCAGGTCGAGAACCTCGAACTGCCGCGTCATCCGCAGAAAGAAGAACTCGGCGTGCGCCAGCTGCCGTTCGCCCGTGAAATCTACATCGACCGCGATGACTTCATGGAAGAGCCGCCAAAAGGCTACAAGCGCCTGGAGCCGAACGGCGAAGTGCGTCTGCGCGGCAGCTACGTGATCCGTGCCGACGAAGCGATCAAGGACGCCGACGGCAACATCGTCGAGCTGCGTTGCTCGTACGATCCGGACACCCTGGGCAAGAACCCTGAAGGCCGCAAGGTCAAGGGCGTGATCCACTGGGTGCCGGCCGCTGCCAGCATCGAGTGCGAAGTGCGTCTGTACGATCGCCTGTTCCGTTCTCCGAACCCGGAGAAGGCCGAAGACAGCGCGAGTTTCCTGGACAACATCAACCCTGACTCACTGCAAGTGCTGACCGGTTGTCGTGCTGAACCCTCGCTGGGCAATGCACAGCCGGAAGACCGTTTCCAGTTCGAGCGCGAAGGCTACTTCGTCGCGGATATCAAGGACTCGAAACCAGGTCAGCCGGTATTCAACCGTACCGTGACCCTGCGCGATTCGTGGGGCCAGTGA
- a CDS encoding peptidylprolyl isomerase yields the protein MTQVKLTTNFGDIVIELNAEKAPLTTANFIEYVKKGHYENVVFHRVIKGFMIQGGGFEPGMKEKKDKSPSIQNEADNGLKNDKYTIAMARTMDPHSASAQFFINASDNSFLNHTAKTAQGWGYAVFGKVVAGTDVVDKIEGVSTTSKAGHQDVPADDVIIEKAEIIEA from the coding sequence ATGACTCAAGTTAAATTGACCACCAACTTCGGTGACATCGTCATCGAACTGAACGCTGAAAAGGCGCCTCTCACCACCGCCAACTTCATCGAATACGTCAAGAAAGGTCACTACGAGAACGTCGTGTTCCACCGCGTCATCAAAGGCTTCATGATCCAGGGCGGCGGTTTCGAGCCAGGCATGAAAGAAAAGAAAGACAAGAGCCCGAGCATCCAGAACGAAGCCGACAACGGTCTGAAGAACGACAAGTACACCATCGCCATGGCCCGTACCATGGACCCGCATTCGGCTTCGGCGCAGTTCTTCATCAACGCCTCCGACAACAGCTTCCTGAACCACACCGCCAAGACCGCTCAGGGCTGGGGTTATGCCGTATTCGGTAAAGTGGTTGCGGGCACCGACGTAGTCGACAAGATCGAAGGCGTTTCCACCACGTCCAAGGCAGGTCACCAGGACGTACCCGCAGACGACGTGATCATCGAGAAAGCCGAGATCATCGAAGCGTGA
- the lpxH gene encoding UDP-2,3-diacylglucosamine diphosphatase, whose protein sequence is MILLISDLHLEEERPDITRAFLDLLAGRARSASALYILGDFFEAWIGDDAMTPFQRSICQALRDLSDSGTAIFLMNGNRDFMLGKAFCKEAGCTLLKDPSVVQFYGEPVLLMHGDSLCTRDEAYMKLRRYLRNPLSLFILRNLPLRTRHKLARKLRSESRAQTRMKANDIVDVTPEEIPRIMQEFGVKTLVHGHTHRPAIHKLQIGDQAAKRIVLGDWDRQGWALQVDENGFALAPFDFAPPPALPAPATA, encoded by the coding sequence GTGATATTGCTGATTTCAGACTTGCATCTGGAAGAGGAGCGCCCGGACATTACCCGGGCGTTTCTGGATTTGCTCGCCGGACGCGCCCGCTCGGCGAGTGCGTTGTACATTCTGGGCGACTTTTTCGAGGCGTGGATTGGCGACGACGCCATGACCCCCTTCCAGCGTTCCATCTGCCAGGCCCTGCGCGACTTGAGCGACAGCGGCACGGCCATTTTTCTGATGAACGGCAATCGCGACTTCATGCTCGGCAAGGCCTTCTGCAAAGAGGCTGGCTGCACGCTGTTGAAGGATCCGAGTGTCGTGCAGTTTTACGGCGAACCGGTGCTGCTGATGCACGGCGACAGCCTGTGCACCCGCGACGAAGCCTATATGAAGCTGCGCCGCTACCTGCGCAACCCGCTCAGCCTGTTCATCCTGCGCAACCTGCCCTTGCGCACTCGGCACAAGCTCGCGCGCAAGCTGCGCAGCGAAAGCCGGGCGCAGACGCGGATGAAGGCCAATGACATCGTCGATGTCACGCCGGAGGAAATTCCGCGGATCATGCAGGAGTTCGGGGTGAAAACCCTGGTTCACGGGCACACCCATCGCCCGGCCATCCATAAATTGCAGATCGGCGACCAAGCGGCGAAGCGGATCGTGCTGGGGGATTGGGATCGTCAGGGTTGGGCGTTACAGGTGGATGAGAACGGGTTTGCGTTAGCGCCGTTTGACTTCGCGCCACCGCCTGCACTACCCGCCCCTGCCACCGCCTGA
- a CDS encoding DHA2 family efflux MFS transporter permease subunit, with translation MSNNASFTPPSLLLSTIGLSLATFMQVLDTTIANVALPTISGNLGVSSEQGTWVITSFAVSNAIALPLTGWLSRRFGEVKLFLWATILFVLASFLCGISTSMPELIGFRVLQGLVAGPLYPMTQTLLIAVYPPARRGMALALLAMVTVVAPIAGPILGGWITDSYSWPWIFFINVPIGIFAVMVVRQQLAKRPVVTSHQPMDYVGLITLIIGVGALQVILDKGNDLDWFESNFIIIGAAISVIALAVFVIWEMTDQHPVVNLRLFAYRNFRIGTLVLVLGYAGFFGINLILPQWLQTQMGYTATWAGLAVAPIGILPVLLSPFVGKYAHKFDLRLLAGLAFLAIGLSCFMRAEFTNEVDFQHIALVQLFMGIGVALFFMPTLSILMSDLPPSQIADGAGLATFLRTLGGSFAASLTTWIWIRRADQHHAYMSESISTFEPATRETLHSLGGASQSAYAQMDQILTSQAYMLSTVDYFTLLGWGFMGLILIVWLAKPPFAAKAGPAASGH, from the coding sequence ATGAGCAATAACGCCTCTTTTACGCCGCCCAGCCTGTTGCTCAGCACCATCGGCCTGTCGCTGGCGACCTTCATGCAGGTGCTCGACACCACCATCGCCAACGTGGCGCTGCCGACCATTTCCGGCAACCTCGGCGTGAGTTCGGAGCAGGGCACCTGGGTCATCACCTCGTTCGCCGTGAGCAACGCCATCGCGCTGCCACTCACTGGGTGGCTGAGCCGTCGCTTCGGTGAGGTGAAGCTGTTTCTGTGGGCGACCATTCTGTTTGTGCTGGCTTCGTTCCTCTGCGGTATTTCCACGTCGATGCCGGAACTGATCGGCTTCCGCGTGCTGCAAGGCCTTGTAGCGGGGCCGTTGTACCCGATGACCCAGACGCTGCTGATCGCGGTCTATCCACCGGCGAGGCGGGGCATGGCCCTCGCATTGCTGGCGATGGTCACGGTGGTGGCGCCGATTGCCGGACCGATCCTCGGCGGCTGGATTACCGACAGTTACAGCTGGCCGTGGATCTTCTTCATCAACGTGCCGATCGGGATCTTCGCGGTGATGGTGGTGCGCCAGCAGCTGGCCAAACGCCCGGTGGTCACCAGCCACCAACCGATGGATTACGTCGGGCTGATCACGCTGATCATCGGCGTGGGCGCGTTGCAGGTGATCCTCGACAAGGGCAATGACCTGGACTGGTTCGAGTCGAATTTCATCATCATCGGCGCGGCCATTTCGGTGATCGCGCTGGCGGTGTTCGTGATCTGGGAAATGACCGACCAGCATCCGGTGGTCAACCTGCGGCTGTTTGCCTATCGCAACTTCCGCATCGGTACGCTGGTGCTGGTATTGGGTTACGCCGGGTTCTTCGGCATCAACCTGATCCTGCCGCAGTGGTTGCAGACCCAGATGGGTTACACCGCGACCTGGGCCGGGCTGGCGGTGGCACCGATCGGCATTCTGCCGGTGCTGCTGTCGCCGTTTGTCGGCAAGTACGCGCATAAGTTCGACCTGCGTCTGCTGGCGGGGCTAGCGTTCCTGGCGATCGGCCTGAGCTGCTTCATGCGTGCTGAATTCACCAACGAGGTGGACTTCCAGCACATCGCTCTGGTGCAGTTGTTCATGGGGATTGGGGTGGCGCTGTTCTTCATGCCGACCTTGAGCATCCTGATGTCGGACTTGCCGCCGAGCCAGATTGCCGATGGCGCAGGTCTGGCGACGTTCCTGCGGACATTGGGTGGCAGTTTTGCGGCGTCGTTGACCACGTGGATCTGGATTCGCCGGGCGGATCAGCATCATGCCTATATGAGCGAGAGCATCAGCACCTTTGAGCCAGCGACTCGCGAGACCTTGCATTCGCTGGGTGGCGCGAGCCAATCGGCCTATGCACAGATGGATCAGATCCTCACCAGTCAGGCGTACATGCTCTCCACCGTGGATTACTTCACGTTGTTGGGGTGGGGGTTTATGGGGTTGATATTGATTGTTTGGCTGGCCAAGCCGCCGTTTGCTGCCAAGGCAGGCCCGGCCGCCAGCGGTCACTAA
- a CDS encoding efflux RND transporter periplasmic adaptor subunit: MATAENTQAQDNAQDTGNPRKRKVMLLVLAVVVALAGAGVWAYHEFIGRWSESTDDAYVNGNVVEITPLVTGTVVSIGADDGDLVHEGQVLINFDPNDAEVGLQSAKANLARTVRQVRGLYSNVDGMKAQVNAQQAEVQKAQDNFNRRKNLAAGGAISQEELSHARDDLTSAQNALANARQQLKTTSALVDDTVVSSHPDVMAAAAQLRQAYLTNARSTLIAPVTGYVAKRTVQLGQRVQPGTALMAVIPLDQLWIDANFKETQLRDMRIGQPVEIESDIYGSDVKFNGTVDSLGAGTGSAFALLPAQNATGNWIKIVQRVPVRIHVNAEELAKHPLRVGLSTNVEVNLHDQSGPVLAQQPPQKASFSTNVYDRQLAEADAMITQLIHDNSAAVSKTAQR, encoded by the coding sequence ATGGCCACTGCCGAAAACACACAAGCTCAAGACAACGCCCAGGACACTGGCAACCCGCGCAAACGCAAGGTGATGCTGCTGGTGCTGGCCGTTGTGGTTGCCCTCGCCGGTGCCGGCGTCTGGGCGTATCACGAATTCATCGGGCGCTGGAGCGAAAGCACCGACGACGCCTACGTCAACGGCAACGTGGTGGAAATCACCCCGCTGGTGACCGGCACCGTGGTCAGCATCGGTGCTGACGATGGCGATCTGGTGCATGAAGGCCAGGTGCTGATCAACTTCGACCCGAACGACGCCGAAGTCGGCCTGCAAAGTGCCAAGGCCAATCTGGCCCGCACCGTGCGTCAGGTGCGCGGCCTGTACAGTAACGTCGACGGCATGAAGGCTCAGGTCAATGCGCAACAGGCCGAAGTGCAGAAAGCCCAGGACAACTTCAACCGGCGGAAAAATCTCGCGGCCGGCGGGGCGATTTCCCAGGAAGAACTGTCCCATGCCCGCGATGACCTGACCTCGGCACAGAACGCCCTGGCCAACGCCAGGCAGCAGTTGAAAACCACCAGCGCGCTGGTCGATGACACCGTGGTCTCTTCGCACCCGGACGTGATGGCCGCCGCCGCGCAACTGCGCCAGGCCTACCTGACCAACGCTCGCAGCACCTTGATCGCACCGGTCACCGGTTACGTCGCCAAACGCACCGTGCAACTTGGCCAGCGTGTGCAGCCGGGCACCGCGCTGATGGCGGTGATCCCGCTGGATCAGCTGTGGATCGACGCCAACTTCAAGGAAACCCAACTGCGTGACATGCGCATTGGCCAACCGGTGGAGATCGAGTCGGACATCTACGGCAGCGACGTCAAGTTCAACGGCACCGTCGACAGCCTCGGCGCGGGCACCGGCAGCGCGTTCGCCCTGTTGCCGGCGCAGAACGCCACCGGTAACTGGATCAAGATCGTGCAGCGTGTGCCGGTACGGATTCATGTCAACGCCGAAGAGCTGGCCAAACACCCGCTGCGCGTCGGCCTGTCGACCAATGTCGAGGTCAATCTGCACGACCAGAGTGGCCCGGTACTGGCCCAGCAGCCGCCGCAAAAGGCCTCGTTCAGCACCAACGTCTACGACCGCCAACTGGCCGAAGCCGACGCGATGATCACCCAGTTGATCCACGACAACAGCGCGGCGGTCAGCAAGACTGCGCAACGCTGA
- a CDS encoding efflux transporter outer membrane subunit translates to MSGKTLRSSLTLVLSAMILAGCANYSGLDTQGASLDAKTLQTGQSLNGVTLSPAAWPKSDWWTSLGDPQLNGLIREALKDSPDMQIADARAHQASAAAYAADAERYPTLDASAGISRSRLARDQDPLGQGGAYSTVRNISAGFNYNFDLWGGQRDAWEAALGQARAAEVDRQAAQLTLAADVARAYSDLGQAHIVYDLANEDLKRTKQMLDLSQRRLSSGIDSQYQFQQTQSLEASSEASLIDAEKRLNSAKIALAVLLGKGPDRGNEIARPKVLQASAVALPSVLPAELLGRRPDLVAARWRVEAASKDIDSAKTRFYPNLNLSASAGAESLLGDAMFGSASRFFNIAPTISVPIFDGGRLRANLDARDADYDLAVAQYNKSLVKALGDVSDTINQLRDIGRQIGAQQHATEIAQDSYNTVVQRYGSGIGNYLDVLSIEQQLLQAQRQLANLNAEQIDLSIQLMQALGGGFQGQTLTAANATPATPHN, encoded by the coding sequence ATGAGCGGTAAAACCTTGCGCAGCAGCCTGACACTGGTGCTGTCGGCGATGATTCTCGCCGGTTGCGCCAACTACAGCGGCCTCGATACCCAGGGCGCGAGCCTCGATGCGAAAACCCTGCAGACCGGGCAATCGCTCAATGGCGTGACCCTGTCCCCGGCCGCGTGGCCGAAGAGCGACTGGTGGACCAGCCTCGGCGACCCGCAACTCAACGGTCTGATCCGCGAAGCTCTGAAAGACAGCCCGGACATGCAGATCGCCGACGCCCGCGCCCATCAGGCCAGCGCCGCTGCGTACGCCGCCGATGCCGAGCGTTATCCGACCCTCGACGCCAGCGCCGGCATCAGCCGTTCGCGTCTGGCCCGGGATCAGGATCCGTTGGGGCAGGGTGGGGCTTACTCCACCGTGCGCAATATCAGCGCCGGCTTCAATTACAACTTCGACCTGTGGGGCGGTCAGCGCGACGCCTGGGAAGCCGCACTCGGTCAGGCCCGCGCCGCCGAAGTCGACCGTCAGGCCGCGCAACTGACCCTGGCTGCCGATGTGGCCCGGGCCTACAGCGATCTCGGTCAGGCGCACATCGTCTATGACCTGGCCAACGAAGACCTCAAACGCACCAAACAGATGCTCGACCTGAGCCAGCGTCGTTTGAGTTCGGGGATCGACAGCCAGTACCAGTTCCAGCAGACCCAAAGCCTGGAAGCCAGCTCCGAAGCCAGCCTGATCGACGCTGAAAAGCGCCTGAACAGCGCGAAAATCGCCCTGGCCGTATTGCTCGGCAAAGGCCCGGATCGCGGTAACGAAATCGCTCGGCCGAAAGTCCTGCAAGCCAGCGCTGTCGCACTGCCATCGGTGCTTCCCGCCGAACTGCTGGGCCGTCGTCCGGATCTGGTCGCCGCGCGCTGGCGTGTCGAGGCCGCGAGCAAGGACATCGATTCGGCCAAGACCCGCTTTTATCCGAACTTGAACCTGTCGGCTTCCGCTGGTGCCGAATCCTTGTTGGGGGACGCGATGTTCGGTTCCGCCAGTCGCTTCTTCAACATTGCCCCGACGATTTCGGTGCCGATCTTCGATGGCGGACGCCTGCGCGCCAACCTCGATGCGCGCGACGCCGATTACGACCTCGCCGTGGCGCAGTACAACAAAAGCCTGGTGAAAGCCCTGGGCGATGTCAGCGACACCATTAACCAGCTGCGTGACATCGGCCGGCAGATCGGCGCCCAGCAGCACGCAACCGAGATTGCCCAGGATTCTTACAACACCGTCGTCCAGCGTTACGGTTCCGGCATCGGCAACTACCTGGACGTGCTCAGCATCGAGCAGCAATTGCTGCAGGCCCAGCGTCAGCTGGCGAACCTGAATGCCGAGCAGATCGACCTGTCGATTCAACTGATGCAAGCGCTGGGCGGCGGCTTCCAGGGGCAAACCCTGACCGCAGCCAACGCCACCCCAGCCACGCCGCACAACTAA
- a CDS encoding MarR family winged helix-turn-helix transcriptional regulator, with translation MKHFTPDEFQHCHLGLLLGRAALLKDKIIDTHMEPHGITAAQFKVLIIMAQFGVDTPAELCRHLSLDSGSMTRMLDRLEQKGFLVRQRSEGDRRQVQLKLTEQGQQLADRLPHIGADAMNELAGAVTPDELKTLEYILKKILLAAGDPITIQRLGEHNER, from the coding sequence ATGAAGCATTTCACCCCAGACGAATTCCAGCATTGCCATCTCGGCCTGTTGCTCGGCCGTGCGGCCTTGCTCAAGGACAAGATCATCGACACCCACATGGAACCCCACGGCATCACCGCCGCGCAGTTCAAGGTGTTGATCATCATGGCCCAGTTCGGCGTCGACACCCCGGCCGAGCTGTGCCGGCACCTGTCGCTGGACAGCGGTTCGATGACCCGCATGCTCGATCGTCTGGAACAGAAAGGCTTTCTGGTTCGCCAACGCAGCGAAGGCGATCGCCGTCAGGTGCAACTGAAACTCACCGAGCAGGGCCAGCAACTGGCCGATCGCCTGCCGCACATCGGCGCCGACGCCATGAATGAGCTGGCCGGCGCCGTGACCCCGGACGAGTTGAAAACCCTGGAATACATCCTCAAGAAAATTTTGCTGGCAGCCGGTGACCCCATCACCATCCAGCGGTTAGGTGAACACAATGAGCGGTAA